One window of Bactrocera tryoni isolate S06 chromosome 2, CSIRO_BtryS06_freeze2, whole genome shotgun sequence genomic DNA carries:
- the LOC120767808 gene encoding ras-related protein Rab-5B, with amino-acid sequence MATTARSGGNASGSTAQRPNGTQQNKNCQFKLVLLGESAVGKSSLVLRFVKGQFHEYQESTIGAAFLTQTICIEDTVVKFEIWDTAGQERYHSLAPMYYRGAQAAIVVYDIQNQDSFQRAKTWVKELHKQASPNIVIALAGNKADLSNIRVVEYEEAKQYAEENGLLFMETSAKTGMNVNDIFLAIAKKLPKNDGAHNQGAPAGRRLNDNENNRQTNNCCK; translated from the exons ATGGCAACAACTGCACGTAGCGGTGGCAATGCCAGTGGCAGCACAGCTCAGCGACCCAACGGTACACAGCAAAATAAGAATTGCCAATTCAAATTGGTGCTATTGGGCGAATCGGCGGTGGGCAAATCATCGCTGGTGCTACGTTTCGTTAAAGGGCAATTCCACGAATACCAAGAGAGTACGATAGGCGCTGCATTTCTAACACAAACCATCTGCATAGAGGATACGGtggtaaaatttgaaatttgggATACGGCCGGTCAAGAACG ATATCACAGCTTAGCTCCTATGTACTATCGTGGTGCCCAAGCCGCCATCGTTGTGTACGACATACAAAATCAAGACAGTTTTCAGCGTGCAAAAACCTGGGTCAAGGAACTGCATAAACAA gcaTCGCCGAACATTGTTATTGCCCTGGCTGGCAATAAAGCGGATTTATCAAATATACGTGTTGTAGAATACGAAGAAGCAAAGCAATATGCCGAAGAGAACGGTCTATTATTTATGGAAACCTCGGCAAAAACGGGAATGAATGTGAATGATATATTCTTAGCTATAG CTAAGAAATTACCTAAAAACGATGGAGCACACAATCAAGGCGCTCCTGCTGGTAGAAGGCTGAATGATAATGAAAATAACCGACAAACAAACAATTGCTGCAAGTGA